The Branchiostoma lanceolatum isolate klBraLanc5 chromosome 7, klBraLanc5.hap2, whole genome shotgun sequence nucleotide sequence TAAGCTAGTTGTTGTGcctgttttaaaaaaaggttatacATTTTCAACTGTTTGTTTTACCTTCCAAGATAGAAAATGATTGCTGGCAACTGATTCCCCTCTAAAAGACTACATTTTGGAACAGTAAATGAAGAAATCATGCCGAGATGCTTTGGACCTTTATCTTTTGATAGTAGGAAAAAACACCAAGCTGCAGAACCACGCAGAATGCACAGGTTGTAAGTGCAGCAGGGACAAGCTACAGAACCAGGCAATAGATAATGCAGCCGTTGGCAAGCATAAGTAATAAAGCCACATTACAGACCAGCAGAGTACAGGCAGATGGACATAAAGCCTGAAAAGGGCCCATGTCTATCGGGTTTCTAAACTCTACAGATAACTTCACCTCTTCACCTTACCCAACATCAGAACTAGAGGTACCATCTTTACAGTACTCATCAATTTACAGTCAACACCATATGAAGTACTCAGCTAGCTTGTAGCTTGAAGAATATACAGATGAGTCCAAAAATGTCTAAAGCTACCACCTGGAACACTACTTCAGTACTACCACAATATTCAGCAGACACAGAATTTCCCAGGGCTAACTGCAGCACCAAGAGAATAAGTCAGCAAATTTTTCACTGCCTAAATAGTGTCTTTTTTCAATGGAAAGGATAATGTTTGTAAGTGTTACCTTCTCTGTAGAGCTTGAGAATCTTGTCCAGATCGCCCAGGGATGCCTTCATGGAGATGGCGTGGAGCATGAGGGTTGTGTAGACATCTCTCATGGTGACGCTGAAGCCCATACACCACGGCACGGGGCTGGTGGGCACGTCTTTGTGTTTGTACAGGTACATCAGCTCCTCAGACATCTTATCCAACAACTGGAGATTGTCTGGAGATACAGGTATTCTGATTAATGCATTGCAGTATTATATCATGATCGTAGCATTAAAAACCTCTTGACAACACAGACTGGAATATGCTACTAACAAAATGCTACAAGATAtcaatatcatgtacatgttgcaTGAATCTATGTTCTGCTAACACAGCTCTTAACTCTTGTCCAGAATCAACTCAGTGATTCGGATAGCCCCTAGTGCTGTAGTTTTAATGAAAAGCTCACCAAAAcgtattttattttcattaaacgtcagttcaaacatgttagGACTGGCGTAAGTTCTTTGCCCCAGGGTTCCTCACACGAAAATTACTGCATAGTGAGAATAACTGACCTTTCCGTGTCAGCTCCTCAGGTCGTAGGTCAGACATGGAGTCTGCTAAGTCCCGCTGTCCCTTGTCCTCCAGGGGCTCACACTTGACTGCGTGGTTGATAGCCTTGTCTGACATATTCTGCAGCATCTTCagcagtctatgttttgtaaacaaatgtgTGACGTCTGTTTTAGTTAACCTCATGAGTCATTACCTATCTATTACTTGAATACAAATGTTGTAATGTTTGCCTGTAACAGTATTAGTTTTTAACAGTAGAATACTGCACACTTCTTTTTAAAGATCTGATCCTTGTGACATGTTACAAGTTACATTGTCTAAATAAAATGATTGCAAGTTTCGCAGCCATTCAAGGTTTTTTATACCTGTGGAATGTGAAAAATCTACGCACCTTTCTGTGCTCTGCAGACGCTGAGctgcgattttgatgtcgtcTGCAACAGGCTGGGGCAGTTCAGCAGACCTCCTCAGATCATCATCCCCATCCTCCGCGCTGGCGTTCGCTTCGTCTGCCGACCTCAGTGTCACATCTTCGAACTCCCTCGGCCTTCTGTCGATGTATATCGCCTTCTCCACATCATCAACATCTCTTCCCCGTCTACTTCGGGCCAGCATCGGCCAGTCTTCATCAGATGGTTTCGTGCCTGGTGCTCTTAGATTTAAACTGGGTGCCCTCATGGCAGGAAGATTCCACTTCCTCTTCTCCTTAGGCTCATCAGGAGCACGCTGTTTGTCGTCCTTTGAGCCGAACGCCCTCAGATTGATATCAGGGACACTCCAGGtctttgtctgtttctttttcttcttaggCTCAACTTTAGGTTCAGGCTCCCCGTTTGTCATTTCAGATTCAGATGTTTCCTCTGAACTCTTCTCCCTATTACGTTTCCAGTCTGGACCCTTGAAGTTGAAGTCAGGGCCACGAAACTCCGGCATCTTCCACTTTTTCTTTTCcttgtcttcttcttcctccacGCCATTGGTTTCTGTTGGATGCTCGTTTGCTTTCTCTCCCTCCGGACTCTTATCTCTCCCAAAGCTCAGGCCAGGTGCGTGAAACTCAGGCATATTCCACTTATTGGTGTCTTTTTTGTCCTCTGGTTTCTTGCTTTCTTGTGTAGCTTCAGCTCCTTGCATTCTCTCCTCACTCTTATCTCTTCGTATCTTCCAGTCAGGGGCTTTGATATTCATATTTGGTGCACGGAAGTCCGGGAACTTCCACTTATCTCTTTCGTCATCCAGTTCCTTTTCGTCGTCTGGCTTATTCAGTTCTTGGGAAGACTTAGTCTCTTCCACGTTTTCTTTATTTCGTCCCATTTTCCATTCAGGCATTTTGAACTCTGGCATCTTCCACTTCCTGTCATTTCCTTCTTCCGTCTCCTTTTCTTTCGCTGGTTCTGAAGTTTCTGTGTCATCTACGTTTTCCTTACTTTTATTTCGTCCCATTTTCCATTCAGGCATTTTGATGTTAGGTGCATGGATCTCTGGCATCTTCCACTTCCTGTCATTTCCTTCTTCCGTCTCCTTTTCTTTCGCTGGTTCTGAAGTTTCTGTGTCATCTACGTTTTCCTTACTTTTGTTTCGTCCCATTTTCCATTCAGGCATTTTGATGTTAGGTGCATGGATCTCTGGCATCTTCCACTTCTTGTCAGTTCCTTCCTGTGgttccttcttttctttcacCGATTCTGACGGTTCTGTGTCATCCACCTTTTCCTGGCTTTTATTTCTTCCCATTTTCCATTCAGGCATTTTGATGTTAGGTGCATGGATCTCTGGCATCTTCCACTTCTTGTCAGTTCCTTCCTGTGGTTCCGTCTTTTCTTTCACTGATTCAGAAGGTTCCGTGTCATCCACGTTTTCCTTACTTTTATTTCTTCCCATTTTCCATTCAGGCATTTTGATGTTAGGTTTATGGATCTCTGGCATCTTCCACTTCTTGTCAGTTCCTTCCTGTGgttccttcttttctttcacCGATTCAGAAGGTTCTGTGTCGTCCACCTTTTCCTGGTTTTTATTTCTTCCCATTTTCCATTCAGGCATTTTGATGTTAGGTGCATGGATCTCTGGCATCTTCCACTTCTTGTCCTTCCCTTCTTCTGCTTCCTCAATTTTCTGAGACGATTCTGTCTCTGGCGCTCTTTCTGGAGTCTCCTCTCTCTTAAACCAATCAGGCGATTTGAAATTAATGTCCGGCGCATGTATCTCTGGCATCCCCCACCTCTTTTGGTTTtcttccttctctttctcctttgTTGGAGTCTCCTTATCTGCCGGTTTCGACCTTCTTTTCTCCTTTTTCTCCTCCGGCTCCATGATGTCTTCCTGAGACGCGGACACAGATGAGCGCCCGGAACTTTTATCCCGTCCAAACGTCCAGTCGGGAGATTTGATATTAACGCCGGGAAACTTCCATCCTTTCTTTTCTGATTCTTCTTTTGGTGGCTGTTCATTAGCAGGGTCTGTACCACGATGGGGACTTCTGTCTCTCTTCATCCAGTCGGGGCTTCTTATGTCAGGGGAGCTAAAGAATTCCTTCCATCCTTTTCTTCCTGTTCTTTTCTCACCCTCTTTGTCCTTGTCTTGCGTCTCATCCTCAGATGTGCTGCCCGGGCTTTTATCCCGCCTGAACTTCCAGTCTGCACTCTTGAGATGGATGTCGGGAATGTTGGGAAGTTTCAAACCCTTCTTTTCCTCATCTTTCTCTTTGATAGGTTCAGATTCCACAGGAGACTCCATATCAGCGTCATACTCCGGTTCCTTCTTGCGACCCAACTTTGGTGATCTTCTAGTCCACTCAGGTAGTTTCCATCCGCTTTTCTCTTCTTGTTTGTGTTCAGCGTCAATGTCAAGACTGTCACTAACGTCAGATTCAATAGTGACATTGCCAGCTTCGTCTTCTGTTACAACCACTGTGTCTGGCAGTGCGTCGTCACGGTGTTCATACTTCTTGTCTGGTCCCTTTGTGACACCgcctttctcttcttcttgcCTCTTCTTGACATCTTCGTTAGGTTCTCTCCTCTCATCTCGCCCCTTCATCCCAGCTATCAGTTGCTTCCAGCTCTCTGAGGCTGCATGAGCAGCTCTGTTTGCCCCTTCTTTTGTCGCCTCTACCGCTTTATCGGCCGTGTCTTTTGTTCTTGATGCAGCCTTTCTAGCACCTTCCTTTACCTTGTCCGCCACTTTTGGTTGCTCGTCCTTTCGGGCGGCGCGTTCTTCGTCGGATGTCACTTCTGCAACCGTGTCTAGTTCGTCGTCAGATTTGCTCTGCTTCATTCTATCAACGACATCACGCATCCAGCCtcctttcttctcttttttgCCTTCGTCGACATCAGCTCGTTCTTTCTCTGTCTCCTCTTCGGAGTCACTTAACACACCCTTAGTGTCAGTTTTGTCGCCAGTCTTCTTCGTCTTTATAGTTTCCACGAACATGGCTAACCATTTTCGTTTCTTCTCGTCATCATTGTCGCCTTTATCTTTTTTGTCAGGTTGACTTTTCTCatcttgtttgtcttttttcttgaaCAAATCAGTGAAGGACGAAGTTTTCTTTGTCGGTGACGGAGAAGGCCGTTCGGGTAGCTCAGGGGGAGCAGAATCTTCGACCGCCGTATCTTCCCGCCTGTCTTGTAGCCCCCAGTCGCGTGGAACGTCGTAGATGGGGTCACTAATGAGCGGGTCACTGAAGTGAACACTTGGGGAAGATTTCGTCTCATCAGCTGCCCTTGGCTTCGTCGGCGAACTGTACAAGTCTTCAGTGGGTGCCTCTTGTCTACGTGAGCGGTCATAGGTAGGAGAGGATGGATCTTCTTCTGAGGTCACTTTAGTCGCTTCCGCAGGTCCCTTGTTCCATGGTTTGAATACTGGTTCGTCACCTTTCTTCTCGATACGAACTTTCTCGAACGGCACTTTGGGAGTGCTAGATCGTGACGGCTTCTCTGGAGGCTTAGTTGTAGAAGGGGAGCTGATCGTAGTGTTGTAAGAACTCTTGAACGTGGGTGCTACTTCACCTAACTTAGCCTCCAGCTTATCAGCAGCTTGGTCCATATTCTTCTCGATGAAACGCTTCTCATCTTGTGGAGAGAGGAAGGGTTGTGTCATTGTATCTCGGGTGGGTGAGGAGTCTCCCGGCTTCCTTTCAGTTCGCGTATCCGCAGTCCTCAGTGGTTCCCGGCTGGGAGACTCTTCTGTCCTCGAACTATAACCAGTGGGGGTATGGTGGAAGGAGTCTCCCGTCTTCTTTGGGCTATCGTCATCAGGTGTCCGAGGGGAGTAAGGCTTGGAGTATGAATTGGAGCTCAACCTGTTAGGAGAATGAGCTGAGCTGACTTCCTGCCTTTTCTCACTTGGTGTGCCCGCCGTTGATGACAGAGGTGACTGGAAAGAGTCTCTTGTAGTCCTGCTGTCAGACACGTTGGGTGATGGAGATGTGTATGAATCAAACGACTCTTCGGGCAGCGTTCGGCTTGGTGTAAACGACTCTTCGGGCAGCGTTCGGCTTGGTGTAAACGACTCTTCGGGCAGCGTTCGGCTTGGTGTGAACGACTCCCCGGGCAGCGTTCGACTTGGTGTTTCTGTAGCGGATGACGTGTATGAACTGAAAGAGTCGTCTGGTTTGCTTCTACTCCAGTTATCGGGGGATCGGTACGAATCTTCTCTAGGACTTGTTCCAAGCCTGCTAGACGCTGGGGAAGAGATTCGTAATGGAGAATCTTTGTTTACCGGGGAGGAGTATGAGGAAGGAATTTTCTCTTCAGCCTTTGTTGTTGGTCTGCTTAAAGGAGAGGAAGTTAGGGGAGAAGGTTCACCAGGCTTCTTTGTCAGCGATGATTCCAGGTTGTCCAGTTTGGAAAAGAGCCTGTCCAGCCTGGCATCCAAGTCAGTCGACTCGGATGGTGCCTCACGTGCTTCCGCAGCAGTGGTACTGCTTGGTGTGGAATAAGAAGGAGACTGCGCCGGTGGTGTGCGCTCCGTGACCTTCTTGGTAAGACTGGGCGTACCTGGTGAGGA carries:
- the LOC136439149 gene encoding microtubule-associated protein futsch-like isoform X1, producing the protein MSEGTGQAGTGRTSCISVQTPSLANCRYRWPAHTASPQTYTGDLTDSGLRYWSLLPDKGAHEDKTRSAVVPRSQTRGNMKTEYIQALSRQRPTLVNEMDPLPIISTMVNKGLLKQRMADYMLPEDVRRHINERMINALPPQGEPAYDVLRDTLKSSGQGFLADSIDKTEKKMKGTTEEAVTENRNLLLQNMQPLPLYRTLVDTGMVKDADVEELLTHDKKKKLNEKLLNYLTTRSNEGHEAFLGVLRECGQGKQADGLNQAAATAETNTARKIEFGRESFARQFAAASNSSFVKPQVEKSPTSQPAKSPAPANIRKDTTPPTSQPAKSHTPANIREDTKPSKMDTTTTLTKREAPIKDKSPLTQPEQKAPSVASPETKRARLDEKTQTSQDARRSVSPEKYNIKDIKPGTRIRWRETPQSAMEKWAKQMAAQQDAPAGNEPVRGEQTSKDEPGKRQESRIQENRTAPSRAPEKVQPSYIKPQDRMSSSAEISKDEPGKEKESRAQESRTTPSRATDRVQPSSLKPQDKIPSSPGTPSLTKKVTERTPPAQSPSYSTPSSTTAAEAREAPSESTDLDARLDRLFSKLDNLESSLTKKPGEPSPLTSSPLSRPTTKAEEKIPSSYSSPVNKDSPLRISSPASSRLGTSPREDSYRSPDNWSRSKPDDSFSSYTSSATETPSRTLPGESFTPSRTLPEESFTPSRTLPEESFTPSRTLPEESFDSYTSPSPNVSDSRTTRDSFQSPLSSTAGTPSEKRQEVSSAHSPNRLSSNSYSKPYSPRTPDDDSPKKTGDSFHHTPTGYSSRTEESPSREPLRTADTRTERKPGDSSPTRDTMTQPFLSPQDEKRFIEKNMDQAADKLEAKLGEVAPTFKSSYNTTISSPSTTKPPEKPSRSSTPKVPFEKVRIEKKGDEPVFKPWNKGPAEATKVTSEEDPSSPTYDRSRRQEAPTEDLYSSPTKPRAADETKSSPSVHFSDPLISDPIYDVPRDWGLQDRREDTAVEDSAPPELPERPSPSPTKKTSSFTDLFKKKDKQDEKSQPDKKDKGDNDDEKKRKWLAMFVETIKTKKTGDKTDTKGVLSDSEEETEKERADVDEGKKEKKGGWMRDVVDRMKQSKSDDELDTVAEVTSDEERAARKDEQPKVADKVKEGARKAASRTKDTADKAVEATKEGANRAAHAASESWKQLIAGMKGRDERREPNEDVKKRQEEEKGGVTKGPDKKYEHRDDALPDTVVVTEDEAGNVTIESDVSDSLDIDAEHKQEEKSGWKLPEWTRRSPKLGRKKEPEYDADMESPVESEPIKEKDEEKKGLKLPNIPDIHLKSADWKFRRDKSPGSTSEDETQDKDKEGEKRTGRKGWKEFFSSPDIRSPDWMKRDRSPHRGTDPANEQPPKEESEKKGWKFPGVNIKSPDWTFGRDKSSGRSSVSASQEDIMEPEEKKEKRRSKPADKETPTKEKEKEENQKRWGMPEIHAPDINFKSPDWFKREETPERAPETESSQKIEEAEEGKDKKWKMPEIHAPNIKMPEWKMGRNKNQEKVDDTEPSESVKEKKEPQEGTDKKWKMPEIHKPNIKMPEWKMGRNKSKENVDDTEPSESVKEKTEPQEGTDKKWKMPEIHAPNIKMPEWKMGRNKSQEKVDDTEPSESVKEKKEPQEGTDKKWKMPEIHAPNIKMPEWKMGRNKSKENVDDTETSEPAKEKETEEGNDRKWKMPEIHAPNIKMPEWKMGRNKSKENVDDTETSEPAKEKETEEGNDRKWKMPEFKMPEWKMGRNKENVEETKSSQELNKPDDEKELDDERDKWKFPDFRAPNMNIKAPDWKIRRDKSEERMQGAEATQESKKPEDKKDTNKWNMPEFHAPGLSFGRDKSPEGEKANEHPTETNGVEEEEDKEKKKWKMPEFRGPDFNFKGPDWKRNREKSSEETSESEMTNGEPEPKVEPKKKKKQTKTWSVPDINLRAFGSKDDKQRAPDEPKEKRKWNLPAMRAPSLNLRAPGTKPSDEDWPMLARSRRGRDVDDVEKAIYIDRRPREFEDVTLRSADEANASAEDGDDDLRRSAELPQPVADDIKIAAQRLQSTERLLKMLQNMSDKAINHAVKCEPLEDKGQRDLADSMSDLRPEELTRKDNLQLLDKMSEELMYLYKHKDVPTSPVPWCMGFSVTMRDVYTTLMLHAISMKASLGDLDKILKLYREELNKAIEEEQAEISKQKRKKKKRTKPSSKSKHLERMKDEEEKRLKKKGKKSSRSASKSKDTERSDYYGRDPSFDVDF
- the LOC136439149 gene encoding microtubule-associated protein futsch-like isoform X3, with amino-acid sequence MSEGTGQAGTGRTSCISVQTPSLANCRYRWPAHTASPQTYTGDLTDSGLRYWSLLPDKGAHEDKTRSAVVPRSQTRGNMKTEYIQALSRQRPTLVNEMDPLPIISTMVNKGLLKQRMADYMLPEDVRRHINERMINALPPQGEPAYDVLRDTLKSSGQGFLADSIDKTEKKMKGTTEEAVTENRNLLLQNMQPLPLYRTLVDTGMVKDADVEELLTHDKKKKLNEKLLNYLTTRSNEGHEAFLGVLRECGQGKQADGLNQAAATAETNTARKIEFGRESFARQFAAASNSSFVKPQVEKSPTSQPAKSPAPANIRKDTTPPTSQPAKSHTPANIREDTKPSKMDTTTTLTKREAPIKDKSPLTQPEQKAPSVASPETKRARLDEKTQTSQDARRSVSPEKYNIKDIKPGTRIRWRETPQSAMEKWAKQMAAQQDAPAGNEPVRGEQTSKDEPGKRQESRIQENRTAPSRAPEKVQPSYIKPQDRMSSSAEISKDEPGKEKESRAQESRTTPSRATDRVQPSSLKPQDKIPSSPGTPSLTKKVTERTPPAQSPSYSTPSSTTAAEAREAPSESTDLDARLDRLFSKLDNLESSLTKKPGEPSPLTSSPLSRPTTKAEEKIPSSYSSPVNKDSPLRISSPASSRLGTSPREDSYRSPDNWSRSKPDDSFSSYTSSATETPSRTLPGESFTPSRTLPEESFTPSRTLPEESFTPSRTLPEESFDSYTSPSPNVSDSRTTRDSFQSPLSSTAGTPSEKRQEVSSAHSPNRLSSNSYSKPYSPRTPDDDSPKKTGDSFHHTPTGYSSRTEESPSREPLRTADTRTERKPGDSSPTRDTMTQPFLSPQDEKRFIEKNMDQAADKLEAKLGEVAPTFKSSYNTTISSPSTTKPPEKPSRSSTPKVPFEKVRIEKKGDEPVFKPWNKGPAEATKVTSEEDPSSPTYDRSRRQEAPTEDLYSSPTKPRAADETKSSPSVHFSDPLISDPIYDVPRDWGLQDRREDTAVEDSAPPELPERPSPSPTKKTSSFTDLFKKKDKQDEKSQPDKKDKGDNDDEKKRKWLAMFVETIKTKKTGDKTDTKGVLSDSEEETEKERADVDEGKKEKKGGWMRDVVDRMKQSKSDDELDTVAEVTSDEERAARKDEQPKVADKVKEGARKAASRTKDTADKAVEATKEGANRAAHAASESWKQLIAGMKGRDERREPNEDVKKRQEEEKGGVTKGPDKKYEHRDDALPDTVVVTEDEAGNVTIESDVSDSLDIDAEHKQEEKSGWKLPEWTRRSPKLGRKKEPEYDADMESPVESEPIKEKDEEKKGLKLPNIPDIHLKSADWKFRRDKSPGSTSEDETQDKDKEGEKRTGRKGWKEFFSSPDIRSPDWMKRDRSPHRGTDPANEQPPKEESEKKGWKFPGVNIKSPDWTFGRDKSSGRSSVSASQEDIMEPEEKKEKRRSKPADKETPTKEKEKEENQKRWGMPEIHAPDINFKSPDWFKREETPERAPETESSQKIEEAEEGKDKKWKMPEIHAPNIKMPEWKMGRNKNQEKVDDTEPSESVKEKKEPQEGTDKKWKMPEIHKPNIKMPEWKMGRNKSKENVDDTEPSESVKEKTEPQEGTDKKWKMPEIHAPNIKMPEWKMGRNKSQEKVDDTEPSESVKEKKEPQEGTDKKWKMPEIHAPNIKMPEWKMGRNKSKENVDDTETSEPAKEKETEEGNDRKWKMPEIHAPNIKMPEWKMGRNKSKENVDDTETSEPAKEKETEEGNDRKWKMPEFKMPEWKMGRNKENVEETKSSQELNKPDDEKELDDERDKWKFPDFRAPNMNIKAPDWKIRRDKSEERMQGAEATQESKKPEDKKDTNKWNMPEFHAPGLSFGRDKSPEGEKANEHPTETNGVEEEEDKEKKKWKMPEFRGPDFNFKGPDWKRNREKSSEETSESEMTNGEPEPKVEPKKKKKQTKTWSVPDINLRAFGSKDDKQRAPDEPKEKRKWNLPAMRAPSLNLRAPGTKPSDEDWPMLARSRRGRDVDDVEKAIYIDRRPREFEDVTLRSADEANASAEDGDDDLRRSAELPQPVADDIKIAAQRLQSTERLLKMLQNMSDKAINHAVKCEPLEDKGQRDLADSMSDLRPEELTRKDNLQLLDKMSEELMYLYKHKDVPTSPVPWCMGFSVTMRDVYTTLMLHAISMKASLGDLDKILKLYREDLERMKDEEEKRLKKKGKKSSRSASKSKDTERSDYYGRDPSFDVDF
- the LOC136439149 gene encoding microtubule-associated protein futsch-like isoform X4, with protein sequence MKTEYIQALSRQRPTLVNEMDPLPIISTMVNKGLLKQRMADYMLPEDVRRHINERMINALPPQGEPAYDVLRDTLKSSGQGFLADSIDKTEKKMKGTTEEAVTENRNLLLQNMQPLPLYRTLVDTGMVKDADVEELLTHDKKKKLNEKLLNYLTTRSNEGHEAFLGVLRECGQGKQADGLNQAAATAETNTARKIEFGRESFARQFAAASNSSFVKPQVEKSPTSQPAKSPAPANIRKDTTPPTSQPAKSHTPANIREDTKPSKMDTTTTLTKREAPIKDKSPLTQPEQKAPSVASPETKRARLDEKTQTSQDARRSVSPEKYNIKDIKPGTRIRWRETPQSAMEKWAKQMAAQQDAPAGNEPVRGEQTSKDEPGKRQESRIQENRTAPSRAPEKVQPSYIKPQDRMSSSAEISKDEPGKEKESRAQESRTTPSRATDRVQPSSLKPQDKIPSSPGTPSLTKKVTERTPPAQSPSYSTPSSTTAAEAREAPSESTDLDARLDRLFSKLDNLESSLTKKPGEPSPLTSSPLSRPTTKAEEKIPSSYSSPVNKDSPLRISSPASSRLGTSPREDSYRSPDNWSRSKPDDSFSSYTSSATETPSRTLPGESFTPSRTLPEESFTPSRTLPEESFTPSRTLPEESFDSYTSPSPNVSDSRTTRDSFQSPLSSTAGTPSEKRQEVSSAHSPNRLSSNSYSKPYSPRTPDDDSPKKTGDSFHHTPTGYSSRTEESPSREPLRTADTRTERKPGDSSPTRDTMTQPFLSPQDEKRFIEKNMDQAADKLEAKLGEVAPTFKSSYNTTISSPSTTKPPEKPSRSSTPKVPFEKVRIEKKGDEPVFKPWNKGPAEATKVTSEEDPSSPTYDRSRRQEAPTEDLYSSPTKPRAADETKSSPSVHFSDPLISDPIYDVPRDWGLQDRREDTAVEDSAPPELPERPSPSPTKKTSSFTDLFKKKDKQDEKSQPDKKDKGDNDDEKKRKWLAMFVETIKTKKTGDKTDTKGVLSDSEEETEKERADVDEGKKEKKGGWMRDVVDRMKQSKSDDELDTVAEVTSDEERAARKDEQPKVADKVKEGARKAASRTKDTADKAVEATKEGANRAAHAASESWKQLIAGMKGRDERREPNEDVKKRQEEEKGGVTKGPDKKYEHRDDALPDTVVVTEDEAGNVTIESDVSDSLDIDAEHKQEEKSGWKLPEWTRRSPKLGRKKEPEYDADMESPVESEPIKEKDEEKKGLKLPNIPDIHLKSADWKFRRDKSPGSTSEDETQDKDKEGEKRTGRKGWKEFFSSPDIRSPDWMKRDRSPHRGTDPANEQPPKEESEKKGWKFPGVNIKSPDWTFGRDKSSGRSSVSASQEDIMEPEEKKEKRRSKPADKETPTKEKEKEENQKRWGMPEIHAPDINFKSPDWFKREETPERAPETESSQKIEEAEEGKDKKWKMPEIHAPNIKMPEWKMGRNKNQEKVDDTEPSESVKEKKEPQEGTDKKWKMPEIHKPNIKMPEWKMGRNKSKENVDDTEPSESVKEKTEPQEGTDKKWKMPEIHAPNIKMPEWKMGRNKSQEKVDDTEPSESVKEKKEPQEGTDKKWKMPEIHAPNIKMPEWKMGRNKSKENVDDTETSEPAKEKETEEGNDRKWKMPEIHAPNIKMPEWKMGRNKSKENVDDTETSEPAKEKETEEGNDRKWKMPEFKMPEWKMGRNKENVEETKSSQELNKPDDEKELDDERDKWKFPDFRAPNMNIKAPDWKIRRDKSEERMQGAEATQESKKPEDKKDTNKWNMPEFHAPGLSFGRDKSPEGEKANEHPTETNGVEEEEDKEKKKWKMPEFRGPDFNFKGPDWKRNREKSSEETSESEMTNGEPEPKVEPKKKKKQTKTWSVPDINLRAFGSKDDKQRAPDEPKEKRKWNLPAMRAPSLNLRAPGTKPSDEDWPMLARSRRGRDVDDVEKAIYIDRRPREFEDVTLRSADEANASAEDGDDDLRRSAELPQPVADDIKIAAQRLQSTERLLKMLQNMSDKAINHAVKCEPLEDKGQRDLADSMSDLRPEELTRKDNLQLLDKMSEELMYLYKHKDVPTSPVPWCMGFSVTMRDVYTTLMLHAISMKASLGDLDKILKLYREELNKAIEEEQAEISKQKRKKKKRTKPSSKSKHLERMKDEEEKRLKKKGKKSSRSASKSKDTERSDYYGRDPSFDVDF
- the LOC136439149 gene encoding microtubule-associated protein futsch-like isoform X2, translated to MSEGTGQAGTGRTSCISVQTPSLANCRYRWPAHTASPQTYTGDLTDSGLRYWSLLPDKGAHEDKTRSAVVPRSQTRGNMKTEYIQALSRQRPTLVNEMDPLPIISTMVNKGLLKQRMADYMLPEDVRRHINERMINALPPQGEPAYDVLRDTLKSSGQGFLADSIDKTEKKMKGTTEEAVTENRNLLLQNMQPLPLYRTLVDTGMVKDADVEELLTHDKKKKLNEKLLNYLTTRSNEGHEAFLGVLRECGQGKQADGLNQAAATAETNTAPASNSSFVKPQVEKSPTSQPAKSPAPANIRKDTTPPTSQPAKSHTPANIREDTKPSKMDTTTTLTKREAPIKDKSPLTQPEQKAPSVASPETKRARLDEKTQTSQDARRSVSPEKYNIKDIKPGTRIRWRETPQSAMEKWAKQMAAQQDAPAGNEPVRGEQTSKDEPGKRQESRIQENRTAPSRAPEKVQPSYIKPQDRMSSSAEISKDEPGKEKESRAQESRTTPSRATDRVQPSSLKPQDKIPSSPGTPSLTKKVTERTPPAQSPSYSTPSSTTAAEAREAPSESTDLDARLDRLFSKLDNLESSLTKKPGEPSPLTSSPLSRPTTKAEEKIPSSYSSPVNKDSPLRISSPASSRLGTSPREDSYRSPDNWSRSKPDDSFSSYTSSATETPSRTLPGESFTPSRTLPEESFTPSRTLPEESFTPSRTLPEESFDSYTSPSPNVSDSRTTRDSFQSPLSSTAGTPSEKRQEVSSAHSPNRLSSNSYSKPYSPRTPDDDSPKKTGDSFHHTPTGYSSRTEESPSREPLRTADTRTERKPGDSSPTRDTMTQPFLSPQDEKRFIEKNMDQAADKLEAKLGEVAPTFKSSYNTTISSPSTTKPPEKPSRSSTPKVPFEKVRIEKKGDEPVFKPWNKGPAEATKVTSEEDPSSPTYDRSRRQEAPTEDLYSSPTKPRAADETKSSPSVHFSDPLISDPIYDVPRDWGLQDRREDTAVEDSAPPELPERPSPSPTKKTSSFTDLFKKKDKQDEKSQPDKKDKGDNDDEKKRKWLAMFVETIKTKKTGDKTDTKGVLSDSEEETEKERADVDEGKKEKKGGWMRDVVDRMKQSKSDDELDTVAEVTSDEERAARKDEQPKVADKVKEGARKAASRTKDTADKAVEATKEGANRAAHAASESWKQLIAGMKGRDERREPNEDVKKRQEEEKGGVTKGPDKKYEHRDDALPDTVVVTEDEAGNVTIESDVSDSLDIDAEHKQEEKSGWKLPEWTRRSPKLGRKKEPEYDADMESPVESEPIKEKDEEKKGLKLPNIPDIHLKSADWKFRRDKSPGSTSEDETQDKDKEGEKRTGRKGWKEFFSSPDIRSPDWMKRDRSPHRGTDPANEQPPKEESEKKGWKFPGVNIKSPDWTFGRDKSSGRSSVSASQEDIMEPEEKKEKRRSKPADKETPTKEKEKEENQKRWGMPEIHAPDINFKSPDWFKREETPERAPETESSQKIEEAEEGKDKKWKMPEIHAPNIKMPEWKMGRNKNQEKVDDTEPSESVKEKKEPQEGTDKKWKMPEIHKPNIKMPEWKMGRNKSKENVDDTEPSESVKEKTEPQEGTDKKWKMPEIHAPNIKMPEWKMGRNKSQEKVDDTEPSESVKEKKEPQEGTDKKWKMPEIHAPNIKMPEWKMGRNKSKENVDDTETSEPAKEKETEEGNDRKWKMPEIHAPNIKMPEWKMGRNKSKENVDDTETSEPAKEKETEEGNDRKWKMPEFKMPEWKMGRNKENVEETKSSQELNKPDDEKELDDERDKWKFPDFRAPNMNIKAPDWKIRRDKSEERMQGAEATQESKKPEDKKDTNKWNMPEFHAPGLSFGRDKSPEGEKANEHPTETNGVEEEEDKEKKKWKMPEFRGPDFNFKGPDWKRNREKSSEETSESEMTNGEPEPKVEPKKKKKQTKTWSVPDINLRAFGSKDDKQRAPDEPKEKRKWNLPAMRAPSLNLRAPGTKPSDEDWPMLARSRRGRDVDDVEKAIYIDRRPREFEDVTLRSADEANASAEDGDDDLRRSAELPQPVADDIKIAAQRLQSTERLLKMLQNMSDKAINHAVKCEPLEDKGQRDLADSMSDLRPEELTRKDNLQLLDKMSEELMYLYKHKDVPTSPVPWCMGFSVTMRDVYTTLMLHAISMKASLGDLDKILKLYREELNKAIEEEQAEISKQKRKKKKRTKPSSKSKHLERMKDEEEKRLKKKGKKSSRSASKSKDTERSDYYGRDPSFDVDF